The Equus przewalskii isolate Varuska chromosome 8, EquPr2, whole genome shotgun sequence genome has a window encoding:
- the LOC103554899 gene encoding zinc finger protein 252-like isoform X2, with the protein MAVKHLLPGGLQVLVSFEDVAVLLSQEEWGLLDPAQRGLYRDVMLETYRNLVSLGLQGSKSDVISRLEQGQEPWAPHSPRIEASWIWRLRSEGYESRMEKKELTPMQEMSEEMESQRAKSEKYLRNISKEPDFEGMSKIEGKLKNYWRKSSVEGLKKSFSQNSSFRPVTVTHVKTPTGEECQRFSAIEVNCAADPNPVSSHRVSRGEGLLQSVSHVENFQQSKELVNLQSFHLGEGAFQTDVFVSSPRQSLVLSEKPRINNPQKPCECTKCGKSFRQSRALVQHQRIHAGEKPFRCGECGKAFSRHSFLSKHQRIRSGEKHYTCGDCGKAFSACSCFVQHHNSHSGERPYKCSECGKAFSTHSSCTQHLKIHTGEKPHECNQCGKAFSHSSNLIHHQRIHSGEKPYKCKECGKAFSRQSHLVQHQRAHSGERPYDCTECGKAFSARLSLVQHQRIHTGEKPYECNQCGKSFSLNRTLIVHQRIHTGEKPYRCNECGKCFSQRSQVIQHKRIHTGEKPYICNECGKSFSARLSLVQHQRIHSGEKPYECNKCGKAFSQKGHLIQHQRIHTGEKPYECSECGKAFSQSFNLIHHQRTHNGEKPYECNECEKAFSVLSSLVQHQRVHNGEKPYECHRCGKAFSQGSHLIQHQRSHTGEKPYECNKCGKAFGQISTLIKHERTHNGEKPYECRDCGKAFSQSAHLLRHRRIHTGDHPYECRDCGKAFNVRSSLIQHHRIHTGERPYECSECGKAFSQHSQFIQHQRTHTGEKPYVCNECEKSFSARLSLIQHKRIHTGEKPYKCTECGKSFRQSSHLTRHQRIHNGEQPYKCNECGKTFSQRISLISHEKIHEVHVGEQACKCNKCGEVFSAQAAFIQHHKVHSGK; encoded by the exons ATGGCCGTCAAGCATCTCCTTCCTGGTGGGCTCCAG GTCTTGGTCTCCTTTGAGGATGTGGCTGTGCTCCTCTCCCAGGAAGAGTGGGGCCTTCTGGACCCTGCTCAGAGGGGCCTCTACAGGGACGTGATGCTGGAGACCTACAGAAACCTGGTCTCGCTGG GACTTCAAGGTTCCAAATCTGATGTCATCTCCAGGCTGGAGCAGGGGCAAGAGCCATGGGCCCCACACTCACCAAGAATTGAGGCGAGCTGGATCTGGAGGCTCAGGAGTGAAG gTTATGAGTCTAGGATGGAAAAGAAGGAGCTAACTCCAATGCAGGAAATGTCCGAAGAAATGGAATCCCAGAgagcaaaatcagaaaaatatttaaggaatatttCCAAGGAACCTGATTTTGAAGGGATGAGTAAAATTGAGGGCAAATTAAAGAATTACTGGAGAAAATCTTCAGTGGAAGGACTTAAGAAATCCTTCTCCCAGAACAGCAGTTTCAGGCCAGTGACAGTGACACATGTGAAAACCCCCACAGGGGAGGAATGCCAGAGATTCAGTGCTATTGAGGTAAACTGCGCTGCAGACCCAAACCCTGTCAGCTCTCATAGAGTGTCTAGAGGGGAGGGTCTCCTTCAGAGTGTGTCACATGTAGAAAACTTTCAACAAAGTAAGGAGCTCGTTAACCTCCAGAGTTTCCATCTGGGAGAAGGAGCATTTCAGACAGACGTGTTTGTGAGTTCGCCCAGGCAGAGTTTAGTTCTTAGTGAGAAGCCGAGGATTAACAATCCACAGAAACCCTGTGAGTGTACTAAGTGTGGGAAAAGTTTCCGTCAGAGTAGAGCTCTTGTTCAGCATCAGAGGATCCATGCTGGAGAGAAGCCCTTCAGGTGTGGTGAgtgtggaaaagctttcagtcgACACTCTTTCCTTAGCAAACATCAGAGAATTCGCAGTGGTGAGAAGCACTACACATGTGGTGATTGTGGCAAAGCTTTCAGTGCTTGTTCGTGCTTTGTGCAGCATCATAACAGTCACTCTGGAGAAAGACCCTAcaagtgcagtgaatgtgggaaagctttcagtaCACATTCATCTTGTACTCAACATCTTAAAAttcacactggggagaaacctCATGAGTGTAAtcagtgtgggaaagcctttagtcATAGCTCTAACCTGATTCATCATCAGAGGATTCACAGTGGAGAGAAACCTTACaagtgtaaggaatgtgggaaagccttcagtagACAGTCACACCTCGTCCAGCATCAGAGAGCTCACTCTGGAGAGAGACCTTACGACTGCACTGAGTGTGGCAAAGCCTTCAGTGCACGGTTGTCTCTCGTTCAACATCAGAGGATtcatacaggagaaaaaccctatgaatgtaatcAATGTGGAAAATCCTTTAGCCTGAACCGAACGCTTATTGtccatcagagaattcacactggagagaaaccctacagGTGTAATGAGTGTGGAAAATGCTTCAGTCAGCGCTCACAAGTTATTCAACAtaagagaattcacactggagagaagccttaTATCTGCAACGAGTGTGGAAAGTCATTCAGTGCTCGCCTGTCTCTTGTCCAGCATCAGAGGATTCACAGTGGAGAAAAGCCTTATGAGTGTAAcaagtgtgggaaagccttcagtcaAAAGGGACATCTTATTCAGCATCAgcgaattcacactggagagaaaccctatgagtgTAGTGAGTGTGGAAAGGCTTTCAGCCAGAGCTTTAATCTTATTCACCATCAAAGAACACACAATGgtgagaagccctatgaatgcaACGAGTGTGAGAAAGCCTTCAGCGTGCTCTCTTCCCTCGTTCAGCATCAGAGAGTACACAACGGAGAGAAGCCCTACGAGTGCCACAGATGTGGAAAGGCCTTCAGCCAGGGCTCACACCTAATTCAGCATCAGAGGAGTCACACcggagagaagccctatgagtGTAACAAGTGTGGAAAAGCCTTTGGGCAGATCTCTACTTTAATTAAGCACGAGAGGACGCACAAcggagagaagccctatgagtGCAGGGACTGCGGGAAGGCCTTCAGCCAGAGTGCACACCTGCTCCGCCACCGGAGAATCCACACTGGAGATCATCCGTACGAGTGCAGGGactgtgggaaggccttcaaTGTTCGCTCCTCTCTCATCCAGCATCACAGGATTCATACTGGCGAGAGGCCTTATGAGTGTAGTGAGTGTGGCAAGGCCTTCAGTCAGCATTCACAGTTTATTCAGCATCAGAggactcacactggagagaaaccctatgtgTGCAATGAGTGTGAGAAGTCCTTCAGTGCACGCTTATCCCTTATTCAACAcaagagaattcacactggagagaaaccctacaaGTGCACAGAATGTGGAAAATCCTTCCGGCAAAGCTCTCACCTTACCcgacatcagagaattcacaatGGAGAGCAACCTTACaagtgtaatgaatgtgggaaaacttTCAGTCAGAGAATAAGTCTTATCAGTCATGAGAAAATTCATGAGGTTCATGTTGGAGAGCAAGCCTGTAAGTGTAATAAGTGTGGGGAAGTCTTTAGTGCACAGGCAGCTTTCATTCAGCATCATAAAGTTCACAGTGGAAAGTAA
- the LOC103554899 gene encoding zinc finger protein 252-like isoform X1, translating into MLSYHGAAWGTSWEARGYGLRLLDAQSFCPSWGFQAAQNWVSAATDLLRSRPRSLTVAGGNKPRHSLPSPCSSACLLETSCRDPVMAVKHLLPGGLQVLVSFEDVAVLLSQEEWGLLDPAQRGLYRDVMLETYRNLVSLGLQGSKSDVISRLEQGQEPWAPHSPRIEASWIWRLRSEGYESRMEKKELTPMQEMSEEMESQRAKSEKYLRNISKEPDFEGMSKIEGKLKNYWRKSSVEGLKKSFSQNSSFRPVTVTHVKTPTGEECQRFSAIEVNCAADPNPVSSHRVSRGEGLLQSVSHVENFQQSKELVNLQSFHLGEGAFQTDVFVSSPRQSLVLSEKPRINNPQKPCECTKCGKSFRQSRALVQHQRIHAGEKPFRCGECGKAFSRHSFLSKHQRIRSGEKHYTCGDCGKAFSACSCFVQHHNSHSGERPYKCSECGKAFSTHSSCTQHLKIHTGEKPHECNQCGKAFSHSSNLIHHQRIHSGEKPYKCKECGKAFSRQSHLVQHQRAHSGERPYDCTECGKAFSARLSLVQHQRIHTGEKPYECNQCGKSFSLNRTLIVHQRIHTGEKPYRCNECGKCFSQRSQVIQHKRIHTGEKPYICNECGKSFSARLSLVQHQRIHSGEKPYECNKCGKAFSQKGHLIQHQRIHTGEKPYECSECGKAFSQSFNLIHHQRTHNGEKPYECNECEKAFSVLSSLVQHQRVHNGEKPYECHRCGKAFSQGSHLIQHQRSHTGEKPYECNKCGKAFGQISTLIKHERTHNGEKPYECRDCGKAFSQSAHLLRHRRIHTGDHPYECRDCGKAFNVRSSLIQHHRIHTGERPYECSECGKAFSQHSQFIQHQRTHTGEKPYVCNECEKSFSARLSLIQHKRIHTGEKPYKCTECGKSFRQSSHLTRHQRIHNGEQPYKCNECGKTFSQRISLISHEKIHEVHVGEQACKCNKCGEVFSAQAAFIQHHKVHSGK; encoded by the exons ATGCTGTCATACCATGGAGCTGCTTGGGGGACCTCATGGGAGGCAAGGGGATATGGTCTCAGGCTGCTGGATGCTCAGTCTTTCTGCCCTTCCTGGGGTTTTCAGGCAGCCCAAAACTGGGTCTCTGCTGCCACAGACCTCTTGAGGTCCAGGCCCAGAAGTCTCACAGTTGCTGGGGGAAACAAGCCCCGTCACAGtcttccctctccctgcagctctgcctgcctcctcgAGACAAGCTGCAGAGACCCAGTGATGGCCGTCAAGCATCTCCTTCCTGGTGGGCTCCAG GTCTTGGTCTCCTTTGAGGATGTGGCTGTGCTCCTCTCCCAGGAAGAGTGGGGCCTTCTGGACCCTGCTCAGAGGGGCCTCTACAGGGACGTGATGCTGGAGACCTACAGAAACCTGGTCTCGCTGG GACTTCAAGGTTCCAAATCTGATGTCATCTCCAGGCTGGAGCAGGGGCAAGAGCCATGGGCCCCACACTCACCAAGAATTGAGGCGAGCTGGATCTGGAGGCTCAGGAGTGAAG gTTATGAGTCTAGGATGGAAAAGAAGGAGCTAACTCCAATGCAGGAAATGTCCGAAGAAATGGAATCCCAGAgagcaaaatcagaaaaatatttaaggaatatttCCAAGGAACCTGATTTTGAAGGGATGAGTAAAATTGAGGGCAAATTAAAGAATTACTGGAGAAAATCTTCAGTGGAAGGACTTAAGAAATCCTTCTCCCAGAACAGCAGTTTCAGGCCAGTGACAGTGACACATGTGAAAACCCCCACAGGGGAGGAATGCCAGAGATTCAGTGCTATTGAGGTAAACTGCGCTGCAGACCCAAACCCTGTCAGCTCTCATAGAGTGTCTAGAGGGGAGGGTCTCCTTCAGAGTGTGTCACATGTAGAAAACTTTCAACAAAGTAAGGAGCTCGTTAACCTCCAGAGTTTCCATCTGGGAGAAGGAGCATTTCAGACAGACGTGTTTGTGAGTTCGCCCAGGCAGAGTTTAGTTCTTAGTGAGAAGCCGAGGATTAACAATCCACAGAAACCCTGTGAGTGTACTAAGTGTGGGAAAAGTTTCCGTCAGAGTAGAGCTCTTGTTCAGCATCAGAGGATCCATGCTGGAGAGAAGCCCTTCAGGTGTGGTGAgtgtggaaaagctttcagtcgACACTCTTTCCTTAGCAAACATCAGAGAATTCGCAGTGGTGAGAAGCACTACACATGTGGTGATTGTGGCAAAGCTTTCAGTGCTTGTTCGTGCTTTGTGCAGCATCATAACAGTCACTCTGGAGAAAGACCCTAcaagtgcagtgaatgtgggaaagctttcagtaCACATTCATCTTGTACTCAACATCTTAAAAttcacactggggagaaacctCATGAGTGTAAtcagtgtgggaaagcctttagtcATAGCTCTAACCTGATTCATCATCAGAGGATTCACAGTGGAGAGAAACCTTACaagtgtaaggaatgtgggaaagccttcagtagACAGTCACACCTCGTCCAGCATCAGAGAGCTCACTCTGGAGAGAGACCTTACGACTGCACTGAGTGTGGCAAAGCCTTCAGTGCACGGTTGTCTCTCGTTCAACATCAGAGGATtcatacaggagaaaaaccctatgaatgtaatcAATGTGGAAAATCCTTTAGCCTGAACCGAACGCTTATTGtccatcagagaattcacactggagagaaaccctacagGTGTAATGAGTGTGGAAAATGCTTCAGTCAGCGCTCACAAGTTATTCAACAtaagagaattcacactggagagaagccttaTATCTGCAACGAGTGTGGAAAGTCATTCAGTGCTCGCCTGTCTCTTGTCCAGCATCAGAGGATTCACAGTGGAGAAAAGCCTTATGAGTGTAAcaagtgtgggaaagccttcagtcaAAAGGGACATCTTATTCAGCATCAgcgaattcacactggagagaaaccctatgagtgTAGTGAGTGTGGAAAGGCTTTCAGCCAGAGCTTTAATCTTATTCACCATCAAAGAACACACAATGgtgagaagccctatgaatgcaACGAGTGTGAGAAAGCCTTCAGCGTGCTCTCTTCCCTCGTTCAGCATCAGAGAGTACACAACGGAGAGAAGCCCTACGAGTGCCACAGATGTGGAAAGGCCTTCAGCCAGGGCTCACACCTAATTCAGCATCAGAGGAGTCACACcggagagaagccctatgagtGTAACAAGTGTGGAAAAGCCTTTGGGCAGATCTCTACTTTAATTAAGCACGAGAGGACGCACAAcggagagaagccctatgagtGCAGGGACTGCGGGAAGGCCTTCAGCCAGAGTGCACACCTGCTCCGCCACCGGAGAATCCACACTGGAGATCATCCGTACGAGTGCAGGGactgtgggaaggccttcaaTGTTCGCTCCTCTCTCATCCAGCATCACAGGATTCATACTGGCGAGAGGCCTTATGAGTGTAGTGAGTGTGGCAAGGCCTTCAGTCAGCATTCACAGTTTATTCAGCATCAGAggactcacactggagagaaaccctatgtgTGCAATGAGTGTGAGAAGTCCTTCAGTGCACGCTTATCCCTTATTCAACAcaagagaattcacactggagagaaaccctacaaGTGCACAGAATGTGGAAAATCCTTCCGGCAAAGCTCTCACCTTACCcgacatcagagaattcacaatGGAGAGCAACCTTACaagtgtaatgaatgtgggaaaacttTCAGTCAGAGAATAAGTCTTATCAGTCATGAGAAAATTCATGAGGTTCATGTTGGAGAGCAAGCCTGTAAGTGTAATAAGTGTGGGGAAGTCTTTAGTGCACAGGCAGCTTTCATTCAGCATCATAAAGTTCACAGTGGAAAGTAA